The DNA region GCAAATGACTGAAAAGACCACTACAAAACAAAACTATGATTATGAAATTGTTGAACAATTATGAGCTAACTTCTAGTGAATATCATGTGCAGGTAGTATGTGCATACCCTAGCTGGATTTGCCACAAAAATGCGAGATAGAAGATGTCTACAGTCTTGAGATATGTGAACGTAGTCTGGAATCTTGTATTGAACAGCCATAATTCGCTGTATAAGAATGTTAAGAGTCAGAAAGTGTACACagtttataaattaatcaactgagatgaaaaaaaaaacaactaaaaaaagtACATTGATGGTTTTCCTGAAATTTTTGGGATCCTCTTGGTCTTCAAATGGGTATGCTCCCACCAGCATTACATAAAGAGTCACTCCACAGGACCATACATCTGCTAACTGAGCAGAAACAAAACAGCATAGAAGAACTAGAAAATGAACATCATTGATGTATCATACACAGAAAACTCATCAAGAAAGATTTAATCTATCTGTGGCCAACACCTGTGCTACAGATATTGCATCATAAACTACCCAATTCACACATACTATTTTGTCCATATTATTCAGCTAGTTAAATGTGGACACATCAAGTCATGTGCATAATGCACAATTTCAAATATGTAATTGCATGTGACACATCAAGCATAACTAAATTTGCTTAAAGACCTTGTGCCAatggaaattattattatcatcctATGAGAAATCCCTACGTGTTGAACCATTCCATGGCATTCTTAATCTTATACAATGATAGAAACAAAATTACCTTTCCATCATACTCTCTACGTGAAAGAACCTCAGGTGCAATGTAGGCCGGGGTTCCCACCGTTGACTTAGGCCTAGAATGAAGCAGAGATGACTGGAAAATAAAAGGTTATCAGAAgcaaaacttataaaaaaatgacttaataatttattaaagcaATCGGTGTTGATATCACTCCATAATCAAACCTTAGAATAgccaaaatcacaaattttgagCCGTGGGGCTGGGCTGCCATCCAATAATGTGTTCTCCAGCTTCAAGTCTCGATGACAGATTTGCtacaaaagaatgaaaattccaaagaaaataatcacaaaggaaacaaaaaaaaaaaaaacaaattaccaGCAGAAACAATCCACACTCAATATAATTATTCTATTCACCATGGAATGACAGTAGCTAACTCCTGAGATGAGCTGCTGGAAGAAATATCGAGCCTGGAAACGTAAAGGAGATAACAAGAATGAGAACCAAACTATAGAATCCCCCAGCACTTGGTTCCAAGAATGAAGTGGgggaagaaagaaaagcagCTGTGTGTGCCTTTAACAAGTAGGAAAGGGAAAAAAGTACAACTTCACAAATTAATGTAGTTAAGCctcaaaattttaatagctaAAATTTGTTACTTCAGTTATCTTAACAAGTAGTATTTGTTTGAGATACAATGCCATTTCATTTTCAACAGAGGTCCTTATATCcactcaaaaaatgaaaaaaaaaaatcagttaagaaattgtaaatttttttttttgaaactatgTTATTGGTATAGAGTATCTATCGGCTTTGCCAGTTAAAATTTGGCTGACCACCTTTAGTGGGTTTTTCCCCTCTCAACCAcatttttttcctctcaaccACAATTTTTTCATCCACAAGGTTCAAACATGAGACCTTGCTGAATGGGACTTGGGTTAAGAACATTGTAATTTGGAaactcttaaataattttatttgaaaaatgacCGACCTCATCTTCGCTGAATCTTCCAGCACTGCAAATCCTCTCAAAGAGCTCTCCACCAGCCGCATACTCCATAACAATACCCAGATGGGTTGGAGTCAGAACCACCTGCAAAACTGAAATCACATATTAAACAACCTAAAAACATGGCACTCACTCTCGGCCTCAGCCACAACACAACAATAAGAATCATATATATCATATGCACAGAGTACAGTACAGTACAAACCTCCTTGAACCGAATAATATTGGGGTGCCGAAGACTTCTATGGTTTATGATTTCCCTCGCAACATTCTCATCAATCTGGAAAACaccaatcaattaaaaaaaataatcacaaaacaaaacataataataataatgataataataataatacacatACGTATATGTGCTATCTTAACTAACTTGAATCGTGTTTGGACTAATAaataatagacaaaaaaaagatattttttttttaaaaaaaaagggggattTAGAGTGAAAGTGAAAGGAGTAGAGTAGAAGCAAACCTTGTGACCCCGTTCAATGTATTTCATGGCAACAAGCTCCTTGGTGTCTTTGTGTCGCATGAGCCTGGCCACACCGAAATTCCCAGATCCTATATCCTTCACGAGCTCGTATTTCTCCATCCCGAATCGGAAATTTCAGAGCTTTGAAAGCGGGGAGCTGCAGATCGAAATGGAGAATTGGAgaatggagagagagagaagaatcaATAAGGTGCAGAGCAGTTACGCAAAAATACAAAGGTGGCGAATTTATttatgagagagaaagaagtggGATTTGGGAGAGTTTCGAAGGAAAGCAAAGAATCGTGAGCGCAATTTGCAGCGAGATTAAAAATGACAATTTCGGGATTTGAAGAATTGAAGGAACAGACAGAGGAATTGCAACTTTAACTTTAACGCAGGGGAAGAAAATACTGATAAGAGACAAAAgaattcttgtgtttgtgtttgtgtgtgcgTAGCATAGTCAGAATACAAACTCACTCTAAAGAGAATATGAATATGCCATCTATCTATGTATCTGCCTGCACCTGCATTCACGCATCCTTTTcaaccttttatatatatatatatatatatatatagaatcatCCTTTTCAAATTAATCTCTCAGATCTTATCATTATCGTCCAAAATTATGTTACAATAGGTCCTTTGGTTGAAAAACAAAGtttgaatatgttttttttttataaatgtaatatattatattaatttatcccATCATCTCTTAATTCACTTATACTTATAacatgtattaaaaataaaaatttaagaataagagatagtcaaataaaaagaattttaaaaaaatattacatatatgaaaaattaaaagaaaattaattaatttaattaataataataaatttatcttaaattaataactttttttttaagattatcattattattgatattttctcttttctgattatttgttaatgtattatctttcttcttttaattagattagagatatttttaatttaaaaataattaacacaatcaatattatttttaacttgtgtcttatttataaataagtaCAGTATTTGATAAAAGTTATTCAGCACTAGTCCAGAAAAGTTGAATATTCATTCAAAAATTCCCCAAGTTCTCGTGAGCTGAATATTGGTTGGTATACCTATTAGACTCAGATTCATTATTTGCAAGATTAGAGTCAAGATGtaaaattggaagaaaatacTTTAGGCATTTATTGCCtggttatctttttttttttttaaattactcttGAAGTTATTATTGGGATTCATCGttttcttttcatctttatctaattaattaatcaatccgTGATAGTCTTCTTCTTTCGCTCTTATAAGAGAGATAACAAAACTCTCGAAAAAATAACAGAAGAGAGAAATCGTGACATTGTCTATcttcattaataaattaattatcgatttaatattaaacttacaaaattacataaactaaactagagaatttaatttgatcaaatatttattttagtaaaatattattatattttttttctaacaccaaaaatataattaataaaatcaaaaagtattattttataaatgtgaaaattgtttataagatgaaaataatattctattaatacatataagaatcaaatcatataattaattatcataggtgattatttgagaattattttttatctcataTCAGGaagtttttgataaaaatatgaaataatttttattttcaaatataaaaataaaaaaatatgaaattattttaaatttttattttttaaaaaaactcaaattcatatgtctttttgaaattataaattgaaatatttacctaaatataaaatgtatcatacacaaactaaaaaatttcaaactttaaggaagaaaaagtaaaaagagaaTTTACACCAATCGAAAAAATTGCAAAGGTAGAAGGATCGTATGAATTGTTTGCAAGAGAGCAAGTGGATTGGGGGTTCTACTTTTCAAGGGGCATAAAGAGAATTGCTCTTAGGATTCTAATCGATCGTATTGTTCCTCTATGGCATTTTGGTTCATCaccttattgtcgtttgaccaTCATCCAATGATGAATTGAGCAAACTTGTAATGCATATTGCAGAACATGTTTagataaaagttagaaaaatacTCTTTTGAATTCCAATACAATAaacaaagaaggaagaagagcgTGTTATATTTAAGTCGGGaaagttcaaaaatatttttactcccaaaataataatttcgtTCTTATTCATTTTGTGTATTGGAATTTGaaattgtgtattagaatttgtaaATGTACTTTCCTAACTTTTATCTAAACACAATCGAAGTAttgtttgaagagaaaaaaaaaaaaacacttttgagTTCTTTTAACTTGAAATCCAATTATCCGAACATATATTGTTTAGATCAATGAAAAAACAGAGTTATAGTGAGAATTATCGCATCATTGTACGATACAAATCACAGAAAAATGGTTTAgaactaaatgaaaaaaatatagtacATGCATGTGTGTTAGGTACTAGAATAGAATAGAAAATGAGAGAAGCATagaataaagtggagaatggattTGCATGAGCCGCAAAAAGGAAGTTGCACGAGTCATGAGGTTTGACAATATGAGAGTAATGTGGAGGTGGAACTAATCCATTTCATAAATGAAATCCATCGTGACGTGCCTCATcatttcatctttcatttttttagcatTTTCTCAGCTTCTGGAATTTCCTTGTCCCTCACTCcaaaattcattcatttttctAAATCACATGATTAGAACAGAGAATGACATTTCTATGCGTGCCTCATCATTTTTTGACTTCTTGCTTAGTACTAACCAAGTCATCTCTTGGAGTTGGAGGTATCcattttgtttccccttttttagtttttcctaCCTCATTGTCGTATAATGCTGTAATTTTACTGCCTTCCACGACTcttatttcttccatttttggTTATGCTTCTATTTTAGTAATTCAGTTAagataaagttattattattatttaaaattattttcttaacctTTATCTCGACATAATAATtgttgaagaataaaaaatagaagagagaaatCGTGATATTTAGTGtattgataatatttaaaaatatgaatcatTATTATACTTATAGTATTATACgctctattttttatattccaaACATATGAATTGTTACTATAGATTATTTTTTGACACTTATACCTATTTTATCCAACTTGATTGTTTCCGATAAAAAAGTATAcgtaatctataaaaaaaattctcactgttacataattaaaagaacttttttttttaagtgagaCTTTAAAGAACTTATTAACACTTTcctacaaaattataataaaaactttcttattatatattattgtcGCCATCTCGCATTTATGCGTATGGGGTCCCTTTTTTAAGGTCAACAGACGTGAGGGCCTGAAGCTTCATGAATCAGAATCTAGCAATGGCCCATTGGAtcgatattttttttcataagatcGATTCTTTTGCTTTATTGTTTTAATGTGCGTGAGACACCAAAAGCCCAATTGAAACACCAGGACCAAGTTTTCCgcgcacacacaaaaaaataatatagtcaCAAAATAATACTTTACTCATGTGTATTCttacattataaattaaaatacacaatttaaaatattttagaattagACATTTCagtatttcttcttctcttttttagtattgtaattaattgtttttcccaaccatcttaattttttttatatttgtaaaattatcaataataaaaaataatcttattatgtgtttatttcaagaattaaaaattcattttcaaatataatttagaaatataatatttctatattggttacaatttttttgttaataagttACAATCTTTTTACTAAGTATTtgggaaaataataatattatctttGACTTCATTCTTGttaatggatgaaaagtgaTATTCTCGTAAAATGAAAAGTTATTTATAACATATTTACAActttttttacttgttttttttattctagttatttataatttttaaaaatatttccaaaaatattaaGAGATAGTAACTAAATACATTTTTGAATttagttaactttttttttttattataatactaTAGAGACTATCATCCcctaaaaagtataaatttatattttaagataaatgtgaccttatattttttttctatatcacaggtatttttttattaaaattaattttattcgaatctaaacataattacatttaGGACTAAGATTCCAACCTAAAATagttaggagaaaaaaaaatcctcatgCTCGGTGGCAAACGTcatcttaaataaaaatttggaaaatacagcctatatattaaaaatatttattttctttgaattttaaatttttaatgatataaaaataaatatttactgtCAAATATGATCTTTCCTTTTACTGTAGcgtaggaagaaaaaaattgcaagGTTGGTTGGATTGaacgtaaaaaaaataaaaaaaaaatattagtaatcaGTGGCACacagaaaaaagagagagagtctCAATCCTTCAAGGGCAAGTCCTCCTCCTCGTCCTCGTCGTGTTTCTCTCTGTTCTGATTCGAGATCCGCCATGTCCATGCTCTTCAGATTCTCTCTCCTCCTCCCTCTCTTCCTCTCTGCGGCCTTTGCTTCCGAGTCAGATCATAGGGTAAGGTTTCCCGATTCCACCGCTCGATCCACTTTtgcttcattatttatttattagatctACCTTTCAATTTCGCTTTGGTTTTCTCAGCTgcgtgcttttttttttttttgtgtgtgtgtgtgtgtgttcgtTCGTGTTGTAAGTTAGTGACATGGTTTGGTGATTTGGCTTTAGATCTCAGCTGTTTGCTTACTCGTCTCCATTAATAATCATTGACATTATAGTTTTGGATGTGATTGGATTTCAATTTCAGCTCTTCCCTGTTCTGTTATTAATTCATGGTTTTCGCTATGTTTGGAATTCTAAGTATTCTTTCCCTTTCATTGGACTCCACACGTGAGAAACCCGTGCGGTTGATGTTCAACATTTAGGGGAATTCCTTGTTGTTTGGTTGCTTAGTCTTTTAGTTTTCATGCATGATTTCGACGTACAAGCTTCATAATTttgcattctttttttcttaacttcAAAATTGCAAGAGCGGTGGTTTTACAGTTGTTTGTGTGTTTGGTTTTACTTTAAGTCATCCAAAATGGCGATGAAATATCATCAACTAACGTGATTTTAGGTAAATGTtcacgtttttttttatttcgtgATGAAGAATTGATCCCGAGTCTAGAATTGGTTTCAAGTTGAAGCAATTTTATGTAGCTTTTGAGTTGGATTGGAAATTTTATACCGTGTTTTACTAGTAACTTTCTTTTAGAATAAAAAGGCATCCAAACATTAGTGGTGGGTTTTCTTTTGTGCCGTCTATTagcaatatttttgtattttgaagGTTGAAATTATGGACATACCTATCCAATGGGGAAGTTCAGTTTGAGAACAATTTGAGTGCATAATCTAGGACTTTCTGCCTCTCTGAACATCAGGAGCTTGGGTGTCAAGTCTTACCTTTGCTAGAAGCTTGTCAATGCTGGGTTGGACTTTGACTGGTagtgtttgtgttttgtttcaTAGATGAGCTTCATGTTAACCTCAATAAATCAATTCATGGATACAACTTAGGCGAAAATAGTAATTGGTACACTTACATGAATCCTTTTCTAAATGTCTTTAAGCATCTGTAATTTTAATGGTTTTATCACTGGATCTCCCTCATTTCCTTGAGCTAGGAGTAAAGATATATATGTTTCCTTTATTCGTAAGTAGCTCCCAGTCAACAATGGCTATCTGTTTAAAACATGTATTGCATTTTATTGTAGTATCAACAAGATGACCCAGTTATCCTTTGGGTGAACAAAGTTGGTCCTTATAACAATCCACAAGAAACGTACAATTATTA from Glycine soja cultivar W05 chromosome 8, ASM419377v2, whole genome shotgun sequence includes:
- the LOC114422270 gene encoding serine/threonine-protein kinase SRK2A-like isoform X1; its protein translation is MEKYELVKDIGSGNFGVARLMRHKDTKELVAMKYIERGHKIDENVAREIINHRSLRHPNIIRFKEVVLTPTHLGIVMEYAAGGELFERICSAGRFSEDEARYFFQQLISGVSYCHSMQICHRDLKLENTLLDGSPAPRLKICDFGYSKSSLLHSRPKSTVGTPAYIAPEVLSRREYDGKLADVWSCGVTLYVMLVGAYPFEDQEDPKNFRKTINRIMAVQYKIPDYVHISQDCRHLLSRIFVANPARRITIKEIKSHPWFVKNLPRELTEVAQAAYYRKENPTFSLQSIEDIMNIVEEAKAPPPASRSIGGFGWGGEEEEEDETKEAVAETEEDEYEKRVKEAQASGEFHVS
- the LOC114422270 gene encoding serine/threonine-protein kinase SRK2A-like isoform X2, with product MEYAAGGELFERICSAGRFSEDEARYFFQQLISGVSYCHSMQICHRDLKLENTLLDGSPAPRLKICDFGYSKSSLLHSRPKSTVGTPAYIAPEVLSRREYDGKLADVWSCGVTLYVMLVGAYPFEDQEDPKNFRKTINRIMAVQYKIPDYVHISQDCRHLLSRIFVANPARRITIKEIKSHPWFVKNLPRELTEVAQAAYYRKENPTFSLQSIEDIMNIVEEAKAPPPASRSIGGFGWGGEEEEEDETKEAVAETEEDEYEKRVKEAQASGEFHVS